The proteins below come from a single Geobacillus thermoleovorans genomic window:
- the istB gene encoding IS21-like element helper ATPase IstB, with protein MKQVIEAYCKELKLGSRIAEYYSIIEANTHEEFLVQLLALEVEHRRVTRKNRLLKQANFDVVKTFQGYTFDHIEFPKQLSVEELKSTKFIERRENLVLYGGVGTGKTHLATAIGVEACNQGKSVKFYRTAALVNELIEAKNTTGNLHKMMNQLEKIDLLICDEWGYIPVSKEGAQLLFQVIAGCYEKRSVIITTNLEFSKWNSVFHDERLTTAIIDRLVHHSYLLTFTGTSYRLKHSYTRGAS; from the coding sequence ATGAAACAGGTGATTGAAGCCTATTGTAAAGAATTAAAGTTAGGGAGTCGCATTGCCGAGTACTATTCCATAATTGAAGCAAATACCCATGAAGAATTTCTCGTACAACTATTAGCACTGGAAGTAGAACATCGACGGGTGACACGGAAAAATCGCTTACTCAAACAAGCCAATTTTGATGTGGTGAAAACATTTCAAGGATACACGTTTGATCATATCGAGTTTCCAAAGCAGTTATCCGTCGAAGAGCTCAAATCAACGAAGTTTATCGAGCGAAGAGAGAATCTAGTTTTATATGGAGGTGTAGGCACAGGCAAGACGCATTTAGCGACAGCGATTGGTGTAGAAGCCTGTAACCAAGGGAAAAGCGTGAAATTTTATCGAACAGCCGCGTTGGTCAATGAGCTGATTGAAGCAAAGAATACTACAGGAAATCTCCACAAGATGATGAATCAGCTCGAAAAAATCGATTTACTGATCTGTGATGAATGGGGCTACATCCCTGTAAGCAAAGAAGGAGCGCAGCTCCTTTTCCAAGTCATTGCAGGATGTTACGAAAAGAGAAGTGTCATTATTACCACCAACTTGGAATTCAGTAAATGGAATAGCGTATTCCATGATGAACGATTGACTACGGCTATCATTGACCGCCTTGTTCATCACAGCTATCTCTTAACATTTACAGGAACTAGTTATCGTCTGAAACATTCTTATACCCGTGGTGCTAGTTGA